In Agromyces sp. 3263, a single genomic region encodes these proteins:
- a CDS encoding sugar ABC transporter substrate-binding protein translates to MRSTQRAGIAAASAAALLLVGCSPSADTPTPTEVEYDEPVDLTMTVWTADEKIIGQFQALADEFRDDNPELGELTIETIPFAEYNSQLAIRLSGGEAPDLGWIVESATPAWVDSGALADVSSLEDDEDWAYGDIIPNLLSALEGEDGELYGYPFAGTTHPIIYNTTAFETAGLETPNELLAKGEWTWDALREQAKALVDAGVVTYGFDIPQWGYTSYALFTPFLKGFGGEAYPDGTSCGYADDASVDAFQFVHDMVFEDGSYPAPGSASSFPTGDTGMYLGAPSTLAQLADSTFEYDMAPQPEGDVDYSPFIGQASMVVFADGQAPELATRLFAHLTSEEGSAALPYVAPRSSLQTEEFVSGLYPQVPPESAKASLLDTLDSAQQVDYPVSFPELETATKPVFDGLWQPDADVEAVLEDVCAVADPILESQ, encoded by the coding sequence ATGAGAAGCACACAGCGAGCGGGCATCGCCGCGGCATCCGCCGCAGCACTGTTGCTCGTCGGCTGCTCGCCGAGCGCCGACACCCCCACACCGACGGAAGTCGAGTACGACGAGCCCGTCGACCTCACCATGACGGTCTGGACGGCCGACGAGAAGATCATCGGGCAGTTCCAGGCGCTCGCCGACGAGTTCCGCGATGACAACCCCGAGCTCGGCGAGCTCACCATCGAGACCATCCCGTTCGCGGAGTACAACTCCCAGCTCGCGATCCGGCTCAGCGGCGGCGAGGCGCCCGACCTCGGCTGGATCGTCGAGTCCGCGACGCCGGCCTGGGTCGACTCGGGTGCGCTCGCCGACGTCAGCTCGCTCGAGGACGACGAGGACTGGGCGTACGGCGACATCATCCCCAACCTCCTCAGCGCGCTGGAGGGCGAGGACGGAGAACTCTACGGCTACCCGTTCGCCGGCACGACGCATCCGATCATCTACAACACGACCGCTTTCGAGACCGCCGGACTCGAGACGCCCAACGAGCTGCTCGCCAAGGGCGAGTGGACGTGGGATGCGCTGCGCGAGCAGGCGAAGGCGCTGGTCGACGCCGGTGTCGTGACCTATGGGTTCGACATCCCGCAGTGGGGATACACGAGCTATGCGCTGTTCACGCCGTTCCTGAAGGGATTCGGTGGCGAGGCCTACCCCGACGGGACATCGTGCGGGTACGCCGACGACGCGTCGGTCGATGCCTTCCAGTTCGTGCACGACATGGTCTTCGAGGACGGCTCGTACCCCGCTCCAGGCTCGGCGTCGAGCTTCCCGACCGGCGACACCGGCATGTACCTCGGTGCGCCGAGCACGCTGGCGCAGCTCGCGGACTCGACGTTCGAGTACGACATGGCGCCGCAGCCCGAGGGTGACGTCGACTACAGCCCGTTCATCGGGCAGGCCTCGATGGTGGTCTTCGCCGACGGACAGGCCCCCGAGCTGGCGACGCGCCTGTTCGCGCACCTGACGAGCGAGGAGGGGTCGGCGGCGCTGCCCTACGTCGCGCCCCGGTCGTCGCTGCAGACCGAGGAGTTCGTCTCGGGCCTGTATCCGCAGGTGCCGCCGGAGTCGGCGAAGGCGTCGCTGCTCGACACGCTCGACTCGGCACAGCAGGTCGACTATCCGGTGTCCTTCCCCGAGCTGGAGACGGCGACCAAGCCGGTGTTCGACGGGTTGTGGCAGCCGGATGCCGACGTCGAGGCGGTGCTCGAGGACGTCTGCGCGGTCGCGGACCCCATCCTGGAATCGCAGTGA
- a CDS encoding Re/Si-specific NAD(P)(+) transhydrogenase subunit alpha: MRVGIARERRTGERRVAATPETVKQLAGLGLEVLIEHGAGEASGHSDASYEQAGATVVDPLGLGDLDVLLHVRPLEPETPGRLRRGAVTIGLGSPSTELATVRALRDAGVTAFALELVPRISRAQSMDALTSQALVAGYRCVLEAAMRLPRFFPLYMTAAGTIPPAKVLVLGAGVAGLQAIGTAKRLGARVSANDVRAASADEVKSLGGTFIHLDLDAADAGGGYAKELGADRAARQRQLLAPHVADSDVLITTAAIPGRPAPLLVTADMVRAMRPGSVVVDLAAESGGNVEGSVAGSDVAMPTADGGGTVTLVGMKDAASTMPADASRLYAKNVANLLALMSHDGSVEPDFGDVVVLDACLTHDGMVRHPATAEALEALDAEGAR, translated from the coding sequence GTGAGGGTCGGCATCGCGAGAGAGCGACGAACAGGCGAGCGGCGGGTGGCCGCCACGCCCGAGACCGTGAAGCAGTTGGCCGGCCTCGGGCTCGAGGTGCTCATCGAGCACGGTGCGGGCGAGGCATCCGGTCACTCGGATGCCTCCTACGAGCAGGCCGGGGCGACGGTGGTCGACCCCCTGGGGCTGGGCGACCTCGACGTGCTGCTGCACGTGCGTCCCCTCGAACCCGAGACGCCGGGCCGCCTGCGCCGGGGCGCGGTGACGATCGGACTCGGTTCGCCCTCCACCGAGCTGGCCACGGTGCGGGCGCTCCGCGACGCCGGCGTGACGGCGTTCGCCCTCGAGCTGGTGCCGCGCATCTCCCGCGCCCAGTCGATGGACGCCCTGACGAGCCAGGCGCTGGTCGCCGGCTACCGCTGCGTGCTCGAGGCGGCGATGCGCCTGCCGAGGTTCTTCCCGCTCTACATGACGGCGGCCGGCACCATCCCTCCCGCGAAGGTGCTCGTGCTCGGGGCGGGCGTGGCCGGCCTGCAGGCGATCGGCACGGCCAAGCGCCTCGGCGCCCGCGTCTCTGCGAACGACGTGCGCGCGGCCTCCGCCGACGAGGTGAAGTCGCTCGGCGGCACCTTCATCCACCTCGACCTCGACGCGGCCGATGCCGGCGGCGGGTACGCGAAGGAGCTGGGCGCCGATCGCGCGGCGCGGCAGCGGCAGCTGCTCGCCCCGCACGTCGCCGACTCCGACGTGCTCATCACGACGGCGGCGATCCCCGGGCGACCGGCGCCGCTGCTCGTGACCGCCGACATGGTGCGGGCGATGCGCCCCGGGTCGGTGGTGGTCGACCTCGCCGCCGAGTCGGGCGGCAACGTCGAGGGCTCGGTGGCCGGGTCGGACGTCGCGATGCCGACCGCCGACGGCGGCGGCACGGTCACGCTCGTGGGCATGAAGGATGCCGCTTCGACGATGCCCGCCGACGCGTCGCGCCTCTACGCCAAGAACGTCGCCAACCTGCTCGCCCTGATGTCGCATGACGGATCGGTCGAGCCCGACTTCGGCGACGTGGTGGTGCTCGACGCCTGCCTCACGCATGACGGCATGGTGCGGCATCCGGCCACCGCCGAGGCCCTTGAAGCACTCGACGCGGAAGGAGCCCGCTGA
- a CDS encoding SDR family oxidoreductase gives MDAASKPPVDGRTALVTGSTSGIGAAIADALERAGARVIRHGLEPVDHAGPPSLAEDLAVAGAGARLASAARDLGPVDILVHSASVQIREPWHSITAEQMERQLRVNLVAFLELVQGLAPDMAERRWGRILAIGSVQQARPHPEMAAYAASKAAQANLVSNLAKQLAPRGVTVNSLSPGVIDTPRNRDALASDEYHRRVVGQIPLGRIGTPADCVPLALLLCSDDGGYITGRDLVVDGGYLL, from the coding sequence ATGGATGCCGCGTCGAAGCCGCCTGTCGACGGCCGTACCGCGCTCGTCACCGGGTCGACGAGCGGCATCGGCGCCGCGATCGCCGACGCGCTCGAGCGAGCCGGGGCGCGGGTCATCCGTCACGGACTGGAACCCGTCGACCATGCCGGTCCGCCGTCGCTCGCCGAGGACCTCGCCGTCGCCGGGGCGGGTGCGCGGCTCGCGAGCGCGGCGCGCGACCTCGGGCCGGTGGACATCCTCGTGCACTCCGCGTCGGTGCAGATCCGGGAGCCGTGGCACTCGATCACCGCCGAGCAGATGGAACGGCAACTCCGGGTGAACCTCGTCGCATTCCTCGAACTGGTGCAGGGCCTCGCGCCCGACATGGCCGAGCGTCGCTGGGGTCGCATCCTGGCCATCGGCAGCGTGCAGCAGGCGCGACCCCATCCCGAGATGGCGGCATACGCGGCCTCGAAGGCCGCGCAGGCGAATCTCGTGTCGAACCTCGCCAAGCAGTTGGCGCCGCGGGGCGTGACCGTCAACAGCCTCTCGCCGGGCGTGATCGACACCCCCCGCAACCGCGACGCGCTCGCATCCGACGAGTACCACCGCCGGGTGGTCGGCCAGATCCCCCTCGGGCGCATCGGGACGCCGGCCGACTGCGTGCCGCTCGCGCTTCTGCTCTGCTCCGATGACGGCGGGTACATCACCGGCCGCGACCTCGTGGTCGACGGCGGCTACCTGCTCTAG
- a CDS encoding carbohydrate ABC transporter permease yields MYLLLALVAVPFVFPVFWMFSTGLKTYGDVFENPPVLWPEDPRWGNYLVPFITGPFLQQFLNSIYIASVTTIGVLAVASLAGYAFARIEFRGRSVLFVMLLSALLIPPEVTIIPLFRIVSAFGWIDTHLALIVPAIFGVPAVLGVFLMRQFFLALPIELEQAGRVDGLGRFGLFTRVALPLAKAPLAALAILTFLNSWNDFLEPLVFLRTRELWTVPIALQSFTDPITGIPIWNIQMAATTLSVLPVLAVFFVAQRQFVQGIAGTGIK; encoded by the coding sequence ATGTACCTGCTGCTCGCACTCGTCGCGGTGCCATTCGTGTTCCCCGTCTTCTGGATGTTCTCCACCGGGCTCAAGACCTACGGCGACGTGTTCGAGAACCCGCCGGTGCTCTGGCCCGAGGACCCGCGATGGGGCAACTACCTCGTGCCCTTCATCACGGGACCGTTCCTGCAGCAGTTCCTCAACAGCATCTACATCGCATCGGTGACGACGATCGGCGTGCTCGCCGTCGCCTCACTGGCCGGGTACGCGTTCGCCCGCATCGAGTTCCGCGGACGGTCGGTGCTCTTCGTCATGCTGCTGAGCGCGCTGCTGATACCGCCGGAGGTGACGATCATCCCGCTCTTCCGCATCGTCTCGGCGTTCGGCTGGATCGACACCCACCTCGCGCTCATCGTGCCGGCGATCTTCGGCGTGCCCGCCGTCCTCGGCGTCTTCCTGATGCGCCAGTTCTTCCTCGCCCTGCCGATCGAGCTCGAACAGGCCGGTCGCGTCGACGGACTCGGCCGCTTCGGCCTGTTCACGCGCGTCGCCCTCCCGCTCGCCAAGGCTCCGCTCGCGGCCCTCGCGATCCTGACGTTCCTGAACAGCTGGAACGACTTCCTCGAGCCGCTCGTCTTCCTCCGGACCCGGGAGCTCTGGACGGTGCCGATCGCGCTGCAGTCGTTCACGGATCCGATCACGGGCATCCCCATCTGGAACATCCAGATGGCGGCCACCACCCTGAGCGTCCTGCCCGTGCTCGCGGTGTTCTTCGTCGCGCAGCGCCAGTTCGTCCAGGGCATCGCCGGCACCGGCATCAAGTGA
- a CDS encoding sugar ABC transporter permease: MPDPRSQLSGRRSTRPAAGRPPRRGHLRRVDAAYGYAFIAPAVLGFLVFVALPIAGVFLFSFQDYNSLSGRSTYVGMENYERLLTSDVFGTVLRNTAVFSAFVIPANLVIGLLMAVLVNQRIRAISVFRTAYFVPVVISLVAWSLVWDVMLQDSGGINGWLAMIGIEGPNWLADPDWAMTSIIFVQVLKGVGVSMVLFLAALQEVPGELLEAARIDGAGPWQSFRSVVVPLITPTIMMVAILATINSLKAFAQVFLLTEGGPGLSTNILGYFIYEQAFKAFQVGFASTAAVFLFLIVLVLTLLQWWSRKRWVFNES, encoded by the coding sequence GTGCCGGATCCACGATCGCAGCTCTCCGGGCGTCGGTCCACGCGGCCGGCCGCGGGCCGGCCCCCGCGTCGCGGCCACCTGCGTCGCGTCGACGCGGCATACGGGTACGCCTTCATCGCCCCCGCCGTCCTCGGATTCCTCGTGTTCGTCGCCCTGCCGATCGCCGGGGTCTTCCTCTTCAGCTTCCAGGACTACAACAGCCTGTCCGGCCGCTCGACCTACGTCGGCATGGAGAACTACGAGCGGCTGCTCACGAGCGACGTGTTCGGCACCGTGCTCCGCAACACGGCGGTGTTCTCCGCCTTCGTGATCCCGGCCAACCTGGTCATCGGCCTCCTGATGGCCGTGCTGGTCAACCAGCGGATCCGCGCGATCTCCGTCTTCCGCACCGCCTACTTCGTGCCGGTGGTCATCTCCCTCGTGGCGTGGTCGCTCGTCTGGGACGTCATGCTCCAGGATTCCGGCGGGATCAACGGATGGCTCGCGATGATCGGTATCGAGGGCCCGAACTGGCTCGCCGACCCCGACTGGGCGATGACCTCGATCATCTTCGTCCAGGTGCTCAAGGGAGTCGGCGTGAGCATGGTGCTGTTCCTCGCGGCGCTCCAGGAGGTGCCCGGTGAACTGCTCGAAGCCGCGAGGATCGACGGCGCGGGCCCCTGGCAATCGTTCCGCAGCGTGGTCGTGCCCCTGATCACGCCGACGATCATGATGGTCGCCATCCTCGCCACCATCAACTCGCTGAAAGCCTTCGCGCAGGTGTTCCTGCTCACCGAGGGTGGTCCGGGGCTGTCGACGAACATCCTCGGCTATTTCATCTACGAGCAGGCGTTCAAGGCGTTCCAGGTGGGCTTCGCGAGCACCGCTGCGGTGTTCCTCTTCCTCATCGTGCTGGTGCTGACACTGCTGCAGTGGTGGTCGCGGAAGCGGTGGGTCTTCAATGAGTCCTGA
- a CDS encoding NAD(P) transhydrogenase subunit alpha, whose protein sequence is MDGVALLTITVLSVFVGFEVVSKVSSTLHTPLMSGANAIHGIILVGAIIVAGQASDGWTLAIALVAVVLATANLVGGFVVTDRMLEMFRGRKGAGR, encoded by the coding sequence ATGGACGGCGTCGCCCTGCTCACCATCACCGTGCTGTCGGTGTTCGTGGGCTTCGAGGTGGTCTCGAAGGTGTCGAGCACCCTGCACACCCCGTTGATGTCGGGGGCGAACGCCATCCACGGCATCATCCTGGTCGGTGCGATCATCGTCGCCGGCCAGGCCTCCGACGGCTGGACGCTCGCCATCGCCCTGGTGGCCGTCGTGCTCGCGACCGCCAACCTCGTCGGCGGGTTCGTGGTCACCGACCGCATGCTCGAGATGTTCCGCGGTCGCAAGGGGGCCGGTCGATGA
- a CDS encoding IclR family transcriptional regulator — MTLAEPPAVAATSRTLVRGLSILEIVAEAGGGIGVTEIASAAGLDKGTVSRLLSTLRQMGYVQQRAGDRRFVLGSRCLWLAREYGSRQEDLSSRARPFLAALRDVTHETVHLAIREGSFVVFIAQEQPDRSIRVRSAVGSRLPLHRTAMGRAILAALEPAEREILLTSLHDEAAAAGDEFDLSLIRSDVEMAVARGWAAVDRHDDVTRLAAAIVDAAGEPIAAITLSGPTYRVEPDIDRLGHEVIAAAAAVSESLGH, encoded by the coding sequence GTGACGCTCGCAGAACCACCGGCGGTCGCGGCCACCTCACGAACGCTCGTGCGCGGCCTCTCGATCCTCGAGATCGTGGCCGAAGCGGGCGGCGGCATCGGCGTCACCGAGATCGCATCGGCGGCGGGCCTCGACAAGGGCACCGTCTCCCGCCTGCTCTCGACCCTGCGGCAGATGGGGTACGTGCAGCAGCGTGCCGGCGACCGGCGCTTCGTCCTCGGCAGTCGGTGCCTGTGGCTCGCTCGCGAGTACGGTTCGCGTCAGGAGGACCTCAGCAGCCGTGCCAGGCCGTTCCTCGCAGCGCTTCGCGACGTCACGCACGAGACCGTCCACCTCGCCATCCGCGAGGGCAGCTTCGTGGTCTTCATCGCCCAGGAGCAGCCCGACCGATCGATCCGGGTGCGATCCGCGGTCGGCTCCCGGCTCCCGCTGCATCGCACCGCGATGGGGCGGGCCATCCTCGCAGCCCTCGAACCGGCCGAACGCGAGATCCTGCTCACCTCGCTGCACGACGAAGCCGCCGCCGCCGGCGACGAGTTCGACCTCTCCCTCATCCGCTCCGATGTCGAGATGGCCGTGGCGAGGGGCTGGGCGGCGGTCGACCGCCACGACGACGTCACCCGACTGGCGGCGGCGATCGTCGACGCGGCCGGCGAGCCGATCGCGGCCATCACGCTCTCCGGGCCGACCTACCGCGTCGAGCCCGACATCGATCGGCTCGGGCACGAGGTCATCGCGGCCGCGGCCGCGGTCAGCGAGTCGCTGGGGCACTGA
- a CDS encoding NAD(P)(+) transhydrogenase (Re/Si-specific) subunit beta, producing the protein MILLSPTWTAILYLVAAVCFILALRGLSSPKTARRGNLIGAAGALIAVITVFLSSKLDNIPWILAAIAVGSAIAAPVARRVQMTQMPQLVALFNGVGGGAAALVALLELAHTDDAWVRVAIVFTLLVGAVSFAGSLVTFAKLQELMTTRPVVFPGLPVLMTGALVAAIAAAVAVVVTGAGWLAVVLLVLGLLTGVLLVLPVGGADVPIVISLLNAFTGLAVAASGLVLGNVLLVVAGTLVGASGTILTRAMASAMGRSVSGIMFGAFRGGSTAGSTEASDRPVRSSSPEDVAVLLGYAQKVIIVPGYGLAVAQGQHTVAELQSELESRGIEVVFAIHPVAGRMPGHMNVLLAEANVPYESLKEMGEVNPEFKTADVALVVGANDVVNPAAKSTPGSPIYGMPILEVADARQVVFLKRSMRPGFAGIENELLFEPQTTLLFGDAKDSLAKVLGAVKAL; encoded by the coding sequence ATGATCCTCCTCTCCCCCACGTGGACCGCGATCCTCTACCTGGTCGCCGCCGTCTGCTTCATCCTCGCCCTCAGGGGGCTGAGCTCGCCGAAGACCGCCCGCCGCGGCAACCTCATCGGCGCGGCCGGCGCCCTCATCGCGGTCATCACCGTGTTCCTGTCGTCGAAGCTCGACAACATCCCGTGGATCCTCGCGGCGATCGCGGTCGGTTCGGCCATCGCCGCGCCCGTCGCCCGTCGCGTGCAGATGACGCAGATGCCGCAGCTCGTCGCCCTGTTCAACGGCGTGGGCGGCGGTGCGGCCGCACTCGTGGCGCTGCTCGAACTCGCGCACACGGATGACGCGTGGGTGCGCGTCGCCATCGTGTTCACGCTGCTCGTGGGCGCCGTGTCCTTCGCGGGGTCGCTCGTGACCTTCGCGAAGCTGCAGGAGCTGATGACGACGCGACCGGTCGTCTTCCCCGGACTCCCGGTGCTCATGACGGGGGCCCTCGTCGCGGCCATCGCGGCGGCCGTCGCCGTCGTCGTCACGGGCGCGGGCTGGCTCGCCGTCGTGCTGCTGGTGCTCGGGCTCCTGACCGGCGTGCTCCTCGTGCTGCCCGTCGGCGGCGCCGACGTTCCGATCGTGATCTCGCTGCTCAACGCGTTCACCGGCCTCGCGGTCGCGGCGTCGGGGCTCGTGCTCGGCAACGTGCTGCTCGTCGTGGCCGGCACGCTCGTCGGCGCATCCGGAACCATCCTCACCCGGGCCATGGCGTCGGCGATGGGACGCAGCGTGTCGGGCATCATGTTCGGCGCGTTCCGCGGCGGGTCGACGGCCGGGTCCACCGAGGCGTCAGACCGGCCCGTGCGCTCGTCGAGCCCCGAAGACGTGGCCGTGCTGCTCGGCTACGCACAGAAGGTGATCATCGTGCCGGGCTACGGCCTCGCCGTGGCGCAGGGCCAGCACACCGTGGCGGAGCTGCAGTCCGAGCTCGAGTCCCGCGGCATCGAGGTGGTCTTCGCGATCCACCCGGTCGCGGGGCGCATGCCCGGGCACATGAACGTGCTGCTCGCCGAGGCGAACGTGCCGTACGAGTCGCTGAAGGAGATGGGCGAGGTGAACCCCGAGTTCAAGACGGCGGATGTCGCCCTCGTCGTCGGGGCGAACGACGTCGTCAATCCCGCCGCGAAGTCGACGCCCGGCTCGCCGATCTACGGGATGCCCATCCTCGAGGTGGCCGACGCGCGCCAGGTGGTGTTCCTGAAGCGGTCGATGCGGCCGGGCTTCGCGGGCATCGAGAACGAGCTGCTGTTCGAGCCCCAGACCACGCTGCTGTTCGGCGACGCGAAGGACTCGCTGGCGAAGGTGCTGGGGGCGGTCAAGGCGCTGTAA